One window from the genome of Cucumis melo cultivar AY chromosome 12, USDA_Cmelo_AY_1.0, whole genome shotgun sequence encodes:
- the LOC103498209 gene encoding probable xyloglucan endotransglucosylase/hydrolase protein 6 produces the protein MARRSYNSNGGIGFICVCVVVMSVVVSGRPTTFLEDFRVTWADSHVKELDGGRGIQLLLDRSSGCGFASKRQYLFGKVSMKIKLVPGDSAGTVTAFYMNSDTDTIRDELDFEFLGNRSGQPYTVQTNIYAHGKGDREQRVNLWFDPAADFHTYSIRWTHSLIVFGVDDIPIRVYKNHEAKGIPYPKQQPMGIYSTLWEADDWATRGGLEKIDWNKAPFYAYYKDFDIEGCPVPGPANCPSNPNNWWEAPSYQSLSPLEARNYRWVRMNHMIYDYCTDKSRYPVTPPECVAGI, from the exons ATGGCTCGGAGAAGTTACAACAGCAATGGCGGCATTGGTTTTATTTGTGTGTGTGTTGTTGTAATGTCCGTTGTTGTTTCAGGTCGACCGACGACTTTTCTTGAGGATTTTAGGGTGACGTGGGCGGATAGCCATGTGAAGGAACTCGATGGTGGGAGGGGAATTCAACTTCTTCTCGATCGAAGCTCtg GATGTGGATTTGCTTCTAAGAGGCagtatttgtttggaaaagtgAGCATGAAGATAAAACTAGTTCCTGGTGACTCGGCGGGAACGGTTACTGCATTTTAT ATGAACTCAGACACAGACACAATACGCGATGAATTAGACTTTGAGTTTTTGGGAAATAGGAGTGGACAACCATATACGGTTCAAACTAATATATATGCTCATGGAAAGGGTGATAGAGAGCAAAGGGTGAACTTGTGGTTCGACCCGGCAGCTGATTTCCATACTTATTCAATTAGATGGACCCATTCGCTAATTGT ATTTGGTGTGGATGATATCCCAATAAGGGTATATAAGAACCACGAAGCCAAAGGGATCCCATATCCAAAACAACAACCAATGGGAATATATTCAACACTATGGGAAGCCGATGACTGGGCCACAAGAGGTGGTTTGGAGAAGATTGATTGGAACAAAGCTCCATTCTATGCTTATTACAAGGACTTTGACATTGAGGGTTGCCCTGTCCCAGGCCCCGCAAACTGCCCTTCAAACCCCAACAATTGGTGGGAAGCCCCGTCCTACCAGTCCCTCTCTCCTTTGGAAGCCAGAAACTATAGATGGGTTCGTATGAACCACATGATATATGACTATTGCACCGACAAATCCCGCTACCCTGTCACTCCACCTGAATGCGTCGCTGGAATATGA